A region of Capra hircus breed San Clemente chromosome 11, ASM170441v1, whole genome shotgun sequence DNA encodes the following proteins:
- the MITD1 gene encoding MIT domain-containing protein 1 isoform X2 — translation MDRAEHLKKRLEQEKEAGKYHKQIKIEENATGFSYESLFQEYLSETVTEVWIEDPYIRHTHQLYNFLRFCEMLVKRPCKVKTIHLLTSLDEGTGKRQQSSGLEEIKQSLRNHGVCLELEYSSSIHDREIRFNNGWIIKIGRGLDYFKKPQSRFSLGYCDFDLRPCHETTVDIFHNKHTKKI, via the exons ATGGATAGAGCAGAACACTTAAAGAAACGCTTGGAACAAGAAAAAGAAG CCGGAAAATATCACAAGCAAATTAAAATAGAAGAGAATGCAACAGGTTTCAGCTATGAGTCCCTTTTTCAAGAATACCTGAGTGAAACAGTTACAGAAGTTTGGATAGAAGATCCTTATATTAGACACACACATCAG CTGTATAACTTCCTTCGATTTTGTGAGATGCTGGTTAAGAGACCATGTAAAGTAAAGACTATTCATCTTCTCACCTCTCTGGATGAA GGCACTGGGAAACGGCAGCAGAGTAGTGGcctggaagaaataaaacagtCGCTCAGGAATCACGGCGTGTGTTTGGAATTAGAATATTCTTCTTCAATACATGACCGAGAAATTAG GTTCAACAATGGATGGATAATTAAGATTGGAAGGGGACTTGATTATTTTAAGAAACCACAG aGTCGTTTTTCCCTTGgatattgtgattttgatttaagACCATGTCATGAAACAACAGTGGACATTTTTCATAATAAGCACACGAAAAAAATATGA